From the Anguilla rostrata isolate EN2019 chromosome 5, ASM1855537v3, whole genome shotgun sequence genome, the window ATTacgaagaattttttttttgttactgttggttgctactcactagctagacattagaaCAACCTAGCTAGACagcataattaacatttttcagacctaggttactgcaaaaatttTTTTCAGACAGGACAGTGATAACAAATAGTAACGGCGATAATTACATAGCAGAGCCACCAGCTATTTTAtagacttttctccacgctgcgttcctcttATCAGTGTCTCagtaggagattttattaagttgggaaACCCGATACGGCAATTACaagttaggtcctccattgtggaacgatagaatgtggaactaaaatagaaaaaaacttGACAAATCATTAGATCAAATAAGATTGGTTATcgcgagggggtcaaagttgaacttTGGCCATCTCCCCGCGGCCTCACCACCTCTCGCCGTGCCAccggcaatcccaacatgccttgcggggtctggccgccacctctcattcaGTGTTCAGAAAGGcgcctgataaataaaatgttctccTATTCAGCTGAATAAAGGTATTTGAACTAAATATTGTGTTGGACTCTTCGCACCGACCGTGGGAAATTAAAGTACTTTCCACCACTTGGTTCACAGGtgacccaaccctaacccaagggCACAGCCCGAACAGACCCGTTAAGCTGCCTTATTTACCGGCAGATTAACCCCGCGGGGCGAGAACGCTCAGGCTAGAAAGACCAGAGTCTCGGTCCCGCTccaaaaaagtttatttttttaaactacgtCGGCTTTACAGGCTGACCAGGAGGCCCGTGGGACCCCAGTCGGTCTGCAGCAGCCGTCATACATTTTTAGCGCTTGATCGGGGTCGTGGCCGAAACGGGAGACTGGGGGGTGTGCTTGCGCCTGATGCAGGCATTCTCAGATGACGCGAGGGCCGCCACCGCCCCCGCCAAGCCGAGCCGGGACTTCTCAACGCCCCTGGCCGCATTTGCGCACAAGGTGCACACCAACGCCGCGAGTCCTCACGACCAGCCGCGCCAAGCGTAGATCCTCAGGAGGATGGCCCGGGCGTACGTAGTCGTGCAGGCGATGGCCACATACCTGTCACACCGAGCTCAGATCCTCAGGAGGATGGCCCTGGCATGCTTGGCCATGCAGGAGGTGGCCTTGAAGAAGTCAGAACGTCTAAACAAGTCTGTTTCTGAGAAATCCGATGTGTTGAAACCAATTAGAGACAAGCTGCAAAACTGCACTACGCGCAGGCTGAGACAAACAGGTTTGAGGAAAATTACAGAACACGCCTTTTGTGGCGCGTGTTGTGGCACTGTGTGAATTCTCCTATTCGGCTGAATAAAGGTatctgaactgaatattgtgCGTAAATCTGTTGGAATCTTCGCACCAATCGGGGGAAATTAAGGTACTTTCCACCACTTGGTTCACAGGTGACTCACCCTAACCCAAGGGCACATCCTGAACAGATCCATTAAGCCGCTTTGTTTACCGGCTCATTAACCCCGCGGGGCGAGAGCGCTCAGGCTAGGAAGCCGGGAGTctcggtccccccccccccccccccccccccatggggtTTTTATACTTTGTTGGCTTTACAGGCTGACCTGGAGGCCCGTGGGACCCCAGTCTGTCCGCAGCAGCCGTCGTAAATTTTTAGCGCTTGATCGGGTCGTGGCCGAAACGGTAGACTGGGGGGCATGCTCGCTCCTGATGCAGGCCGCAGAGCAGGCGTTCTCGGATGACGCgggggccgccgccgccgccgagccgGGTCTTCTCGACACTCCAGGCCGCGTTCGCGCACAGGATGTGCGCCGTTGCCACGAGTCCTCACAACCTGCCACGCCGAGCGCAGATCCTCAGGAAGATGGCCTGGGTGTACGTGGCCGTGCAGAAGGTGGCCTTGAAGAAGTCAGAACGTCTAAACAAGTCTGTTTCTGAGAAATCCGATGTGTTGAAACCAATTAGAGACAAGCTGCAAAACTGCACTATGTGCAGGCTGAGATAAACAGGTTTGAGGAAAATTACAGAACACACCTTTTGTAGCGCGTGTTGTAGCACTGTGTGAATTCTCCTATTTGGCCGAATAAAGGTATTTGAACTGAATATTGTATATAGATCTGTTGGAATCTTCGCACCAACCGGGGGAAATTAAGGTACTTCCCACCACTTGGTTCACAGGTGACCCAACCCGAACCCAAGGGCACATCCTGAACAGACCCGTTAAGCCGCCTTGTTTACTGGCAGATTAACCCCGCGGGGCGAGAGCACTCAGACTAGGAAGACCGGGTaggcctctgcctctgccttaGGTCGGCCACCCTGCTAAGAAGCCGGGAGTCTCGgtccctccctgcccccacgtgggttttttttttttttaaattcctctgCGTCCAGTCGTCCGCGGGAAGCACAAGGATATTGAACATGGACGTAAACTTTTATCTACTGCCTAGCTGCCTGTTATGACTGTTTCGTAAGAGCTTCATCTTGCTTTTAATAGTATATGCTTTTATCACTGGATATCCATGGATCGTGTACATTGAAATGCATAGTTTATTTctgattatttaattacattttttatttcagtggtcCTCGGTAATGTTTTCCTCTCCCTTATGCAGAGTTAACAGGAGCCGTCAATGTGCAGCAGTTTCCAGTTGCTCAGTTTGTAAAACTTGGAGATGACATGGAGCTCACCTGCCAACATGATGACAAGAGCTATAACAGAATGTACTGGTACCAGCAACTGAATGGACAACAGGCATTAGAGCTCGTTGGATttctagttttttatttatttttttgcaatttttctcccattttctccccaatttagtcgttataccaattcctcgtgtgtatcacggtcctggtcaaTGCGCTAtccttctgttggtctggggagggtgtagactaccacatgcctcctccgatacatgtggagtcgccaccgcttcttttcacctgacagagGAGATTCACTGTGAGAGTGTAACGCGTGCaaaggttcacgctatctcccctaGATCCCCttcctgctgaacaggcgccccaaCCAACCAGTAgaagtcgctaatgcaacgatcaggactcatactctcaccggcttcccacccgcgaacactgccaactgtgttcataggaacgtctgaccaagccggaagtaccacTGCCTTGGATTGTGGATTTCTAATTTTAAACGATGTCAACCAGGATAAAGAGTATGAGGGAAAGTTTATTTTGTCTGGGAATGCAgaaagcaaaggagttctaACTATATCAAACATGAATGCTGAGGACAGTGGCAGTTATTTCTATGCAGCTAGCATCCACAGTCATGGAGGGTGACATTTATCCTCTCAAAAACCCTCGTACCTAACCACTACAGCAAACACCTGTCTAAGAAGTTTTTCTGTTCTGCTGTACATTTCATGCACTCACTGAATCATTCACACCATTTCTAAGATCTGTTGGGATTGAGAATCTGTATGGTCCATATGTAATGAACCACTTCAGACTGGCCTCACACTGCATGTGGATAATAGACGTGTTATGTGGTGAACAGCAGTGAAATCCCAGGAGATCATCAAAGGAGGGGTGTAAACTGGTGATGGCACTGTGAGTTTCATGAGACCTCAAATGGGTTAAGTTGCCGTGTGCTATCAGTGATTCGCTGGTTGGAAGATActgtgtttcacagatgagagtCTTTTGATTTGTTCAGACAAATTCAAGTCAGTGGTCCGCTTTCCTCGCACAGTCTagagacatgcaggtaggccgattggagaccctaaattgcccataggtgtgagtgtgtgagtgaatggtgtgtgtgccctgcaataaaTTGGCGGCCTCTCCAGgatgtatttctgcctctcgcccaatgcatgctgggataggcaggataagtgggtaaggataagataatggatgggtggaggGGATAAATTTAACAATTTCAATCATCCAGTTCCCTTTTTGTGATCTTATTACAGCCAAACATCATGCAAGGAGAGTTTCTGCCAGTAGAGGGAGCATTATCATCATCCTCATGATGATCAACAAGAAACATTTAGCATACTAAACTGACAGATGACAAAACGTTCCAGATACTCACGTCACAGCACTAACCAGTAATGATCACAAGGTCTCTTGTGCTTTCAGCATTAGAACAAATCTCTCCATGATTAGGTAATCTGAGCACCTCCCTGTTAAAGATGCGAACAACGTTATATCAACTGCTTACTACATGTCTGCTTTGTTACTTCGGTAAGGAGAATTGAAATAGCTTCAATcacattttcaggttttcttcATACAGTAATTTGAATTACACTCATTCTTTTTGTTGTATATTCATGGacttttgctttgtttgatggaaccttcatttgaatgtttgtcagtaatgcattcattcatctcACACAGAATATTTGGGAGCCATCACTGTTGAGCAGACCCCATCTTCTTTCTTTGGAAACCCCAGAGATGATGTCCAGCTCATTTGCAAACATGATGGCAGCAACTATCAGTTTATGTACTGGTACCAGCGAGTACAAGGACAACAGGCATTAGAGCTTATTGGATTCCTCCAATATGATATTGTCAATCAAGACGAAAAGTATAAAGGGAAATTTAATTTGTCAGGGCACGCAAAAGATAAAGGTTCTTTAGATATAACTAGCTTGAGTGTTCAAGACAGTGGAACATATTTCTGTGCTGCTAGCTACCACAGTGGTGGAAGTTGTCATCTACCCTTACAAAAAACGTCTTATCTAACCACTGCTGTGTACACCTGTCTAACATCTTCGGTCTTAGCGACAGAGTGATCTGTGTGACCGAGAGCATTTGCCTAAAAACATAACTTAAAGCATCATTGCTGGAAAGTCTGGTTAGCAGACAATTGTCATTTACTTTGGTCCAAACATTTAGTGACctccatatttttaaaaacattgatgcgaaagggataaaaaaaaaaagatttaaaccCCAAGATGCTGTTTAGATTAATCGGGATGAAAGCCCTGCAAAGATCAGAATAGTCCTTATTTATGAGAAACAATATGTAATGCAGCGTCAGATGGAGTCAGTACAGAACCAACAAGGAACATGCATAAGCCTGTAAAGAGAGACTATTCCATTTGCGTCTGCATGAGAGCTATAACAAATAGCATTCACAAACTCCTTTTAAGTAAATGCTGGTTGAAACCTCAGCAATTCTACTCATCAAAAGTATTcattaaatttaacaaaaagttttaaaatatacacagCATATAGCTTTGATGTCATAATGACACAAATAGATTCATGCACAGattcaaaatgtgaatattgttttttgtattaCTGTGTATCTACTGAGCACTGTGGAAATTCTTGTACTTCCCATGAACAGTATGTAATTCAGTCATGGCTACTGTCAGCAGAGGGAGCAACAACTCAGCATACCACATGCTGTTCGATGACGAACATCTGCATGCCCGTGAGATTACATTTTCTATTCAGTTTCAATCAACAGCTGAGACAGGTGGCATTCATACAATCCTCTTCCCTTTGCTAAATCTAGGAAATCTATGATTTTCTTCATCTGAGTCCCAGGCTGTTCTTATTCTTTTTTCGTGTCCTACGTCAGAATGTGCTTGCCCACTTCTTTACTCAAAGCTCGGCCTGTAGAGTGTACATGGCCAGGTCTTCTCTGGTGCAGGTCGCTGTCAACAGTGGGCATCCTATGAGGTAGTCCATGGTCTGCGCCTCTGTTTTACAGTCACACATTGTTGAGCTGGTGGAAAATTCCCATTTGTGAAGGTTTGTCTTACATCTTCCCACTGTGGCACAAAGACGGTTTAGGGCTTTCCAGTCCACCCAGTTGTCTTTGGGGCCTGGAGGGAGATGTTCTACAGGTGCAATCTTCATGTCTACCGGGAGTGGGCTTTCTGCAAGTCTTTTTCTGGACTGCGCTACAaggctttctttttcttccagatGTTGAGGCATTCTTCTGCTGGTGGGGTGTTCAGTGGTTCTACGGTTGTCAGGAAGCTTTTCCTAGATTTCAGGCGACTTGGTGGAGATGTGTGGCCAACCAGGCTACCTACCTGGCTGTTGAAGATGTGCGATGACTTTTACCTCCTCGTTGCCTGCATGTTCTGTTTATTGCGTAAGAACGTCATCTTAGTCCACGCATGTACCAACATTGGACTACAATCAGACTCGTCATTAGCAGTGTCACATGGTCAGGGTGTCTGAAAATTGGACTCCGAGCGTTTCTACAGGGTCCACCATCTTCATGTATAAATATCTTTGGTGACAccacctccattcattttgaatgagaggtggcgACCAGACccccgcaaggcatgttgggattgcaGGTGGCACAGTGAGATGCGGGGAGGCAGTGGGGGAGATGGCCAAAGTTCAACTCTGACCTCCAGGCAAGGCACcgccgcgtcgcggtaaccaatcagatttaatctaatgatccgtcaagtaaattgcCTCtagtttttcaaattttagttccacattgtatagttaaaaaaaaattgaattcaaattcaaacaaagtAGGAAATGCTCACTTTATGTTCAAATAAAGCACACCGTTCAAGCTAAACTTCGTGCACggcactctgattggttgaggcGCGGGTGATCATCTCATGCAGCAGTGACATTACTTGTGGAGCCTCTTGAACAGGTTGCAATGCAAAGACCATTGTTGCAGCAAGGCAAAGAACGTGTGCAAACTCATTGAGCTAGCCAACAATTtgaacacaccaacacacaaggTAAGGTCAACTAAGTTAATATTAAGTTATGTTTATGAATTTGCTTAGTGTTAGCTTTTTTGTAAACCTACTTCAACCTGCTGTGGCTAGTTAATATACGAATGttaactaacattagctaacgttaccatCTATCCTAAAGCTAACTTTGCCCCTCATGGTAACTGTTAGCTAAACGTCAGTTAAAGTAAttatctcaaagattttcattaaaataaatgtctgttaagtcactatccaTCGCCAAATTAGGTatcacaatggtgattgagcctattattatattaatttat encodes:
- the LOC135256016 gene encoding uncharacterized protein LOC135256016, coding for MCNDFYLLFAYMFCLLDSTGAINVQQSPIAQFVKPGEGMKLTCQHDDSNYDRMYWYQQLNGQQALELVGFLYFEDVNQDKEYKGKFNLSGNAKSKGFLTISNMNAGDSGTYFCAANDARAATAPAKPSRDFSTPLAAFAHKVHTNAASPHDQPRQALTWRPVGPQSVRSSRRKFLALDRVVAETVDWGACSLLMQAAEQAFSDDAGAAAAAEPGLLDTPGRVRAQDVRRCHESSQPATPSADPQEDGLGVRGRAEELTGAVNVQQFPVAQFVKLGDDMELTCQHDDKSYNRMYWYQQLNGQQALELIPFLLNRRPNQPVEVANATIRTHTLTGFPPANTANCVHRNCIHSSHTEYLGAITVEQTPSSFFGNPRDDVQLICKHDGSNYQFMYWYQRVQGQQALELIGFLQYDIVNQDEKYKGKFNLSGHAKDKGSLDITSLSVQDSGTYFCAASYHSGGSCHLPLQKTSYLTTAVYTCLTSSVLATE